In Ignavibacteriales bacterium, the following proteins share a genomic window:
- a CDS encoding glycosyltransferase family 9 protein, with product MILKSDCKYFPGDRPCAFNKREGMKCDVCPYYETEQTRILIIKLEAIGDVLRTTCILHGMKEKYPKSEITWISCKSAVPLFENNKLVDRIFAYESTETILHAMIEEFDVVINLDSAPDSAVLASTVKGKEKFGYGFDVRGNVFPFNSEAIPWLEMGAFDDVKKKNTRSFQDLMLDICCLKTTKKDIIMELSEEELKFAHSFAEKFALDYHSLKIGMNTGASGRWQFKQWTLEGFEKLIELLLERTHASILLYGGPSEKERNEHLSRLHPTRVVNTGTDNSLRQFFALVTLCDIFLTGDTLALHAATALKKQVIAFFGPTSATEIDSYNGQIVKVQANLDCLVCYKPRCNFNPNCMNSITPEQIYSLIKANVP from the coding sequence ATGATTCTCAAGAGTGACTGCAAATATTTCCCCGGCGATCGTCCGTGTGCATTTAATAAGCGCGAAGGTATGAAGTGCGATGTTTGTCCTTATTACGAAACTGAACAGACGCGTATATTAATCATCAAGTTAGAAGCTATTGGCGATGTACTGCGGACGACATGCATTCTTCACGGAATGAAAGAAAAATACCCAAAGAGTGAGATCACATGGATTTCGTGCAAAAGTGCTGTGCCACTCTTTGAAAACAACAAGTTGGTAGATCGCATCTTCGCTTATGAGTCGACAGAAACAATCCTGCACGCCATGATTGAGGAATTTGATGTTGTCATCAATCTTGATTCCGCACCAGATAGTGCGGTGCTGGCATCGACAGTAAAAGGCAAAGAGAAATTTGGGTACGGTTTCGATGTGCGGGGTAATGTCTTCCCATTCAATAGCGAGGCAATACCATGGCTCGAGATGGGCGCTTTCGATGACGTGAAGAAGAAGAATACACGATCATTCCAAGACTTGATGCTCGATATTTGTTGTTTGAAAACTACGAAGAAAGATATTATCATGGAGTTGTCTGAAGAAGAATTGAAATTCGCACATTCTTTTGCAGAAAAGTTTGCTCTCGATTATCATTCATTGAAGATCGGTATGAACACTGGCGCCAGCGGCAGGTGGCAGTTTAAACAATGGACGCTGGAAGGATTCGAGAAACTCATCGAACTGCTCCTTGAACGAACACATGCATCGATTCTTCTCTACGGCGGTCCATCGGAAAAAGAGCGCAATGAGCATCTTTCCAGACTTCATCCGACACGGGTTGTGAATACAGGAACAGATAATTCTCTGCGGCAATTTTTTGCACTTGTGACATTATGCGATATATTTCTTACCGGTGATACACTTGCGCTCCACGCCGCGACAGCGTTGAAGAAACAAGTTATAGCGTTCTTCGGTCCAACATCAGCGACAGAGATTGATTCCTACAACGGGCAGATTGTTAAAGTGCAGGCGAATCTCGACTGTCTCGTCTGCTACAAACCGCGCTGCAATTTCAATCCGAATTGCATGAACTCCATCACGCCAGAACAGATTTATTCACTTATCAAGGCCAACGTGCCATAA
- a CDS encoding glycosyltransferase, with protein sequence MRQNTDTLLLLTEYFDSIAERWDRWQERNQYYHQNVKQLLQFLIPHHASVLELGCATGDLLHAVQPFVGVGIDISSKMVQRAQNKYPHLTFHTMNAEQLSLEQKFEYVVMSDLVGHLHDIQQALEKSHMVMTQRSRLIITYYNFIWEPILLLAEKLWLKTPQPHQNWVNTHDLHNLLDLANFEIIRSGYRLLLPKNIPIVSWLFNKYLSQLPFLRKFCIVRFIVARPRVQVSQPQQFFVSIIIPARNERGNIETAVQRIPKMGRKTEIIFVEGGSKDGTLDEIKRVVKTYKKKRTISFCIQSGTGKANAVREGFARATGDILMILDADLTVAPEDLPKFYNALTANRGEFVNGSRLVYPMEKQAMRFLNLLGNKFFSMMFTYLLDQKFKDTLCGTKVLFKSDYEKLAANRSYFGEFDPFGDFDLIFGAAKQNLKIVEMPIRYAERTYGETNIQRWRHGLLLLKMVGVAARRLKFV encoded by the coding sequence ATGAGACAGAACACAGACACGTTGCTTCTCCTCACAGAGTACTTCGACTCAATTGCTGAACGTTGGGATCGCTGGCAAGAACGCAATCAGTACTACCACCAAAACGTAAAACAACTGCTTCAATTCCTTATTCCCCATCATGCGTCTGTGCTTGAACTCGGTTGTGCTACCGGCGATCTCCTTCATGCCGTGCAACCATTCGTTGGTGTTGGTATAGACATTAGTTCTAAAATGGTTCAGCGTGCACAGAATAAATATCCTCACCTTACATTTCACACGATGAACGCTGAACAGTTATCGCTTGAGCAAAAGTTTGAATATGTAGTGATGTCCGATCTTGTCGGTCATTTGCATGACATTCAACAAGCACTTGAAAAATCGCACATGGTGATGACGCAGCGTTCACGCCTCATTATCACCTATTACAATTTTATATGGGAACCAATCCTGCTTCTAGCGGAAAAACTTTGGTTGAAAACTCCGCAGCCGCACCAGAACTGGGTCAACACACATGATTTACATAATTTGCTCGACCTAGCAAATTTTGAAATCATCCGGAGTGGCTATCGTCTGTTACTGCCCAAGAACATTCCAATTGTCTCTTGGCTCTTCAACAAATATCTGTCACAACTTCCTTTTCTGCGAAAATTCTGCATCGTTCGTTTTATCGTAGCACGACCGCGTGTCCAAGTATCACAACCTCAACAGTTTTTTGTTTCCATTATAATTCCTGCGCGCAACGAACGCGGCAACATTGAAACAGCTGTGCAGCGCATTCCAAAGATGGGAAGGAAAACAGAAATTATTTTTGTTGAAGGTGGCTCAAAAGATGGAACTCTTGATGAAATCAAACGCGTTGTGAAAACGTATAAGAAAAAACGCACAATCAGCTTCTGTATACAAAGTGGCACCGGCAAAGCAAATGCTGTCCGCGAAGGTTTCGCCCGTGCAACCGGCGACATCCTGATGATTTTAGATGCCGACTTGACAGTTGCACCGGAGGACCTGCCGAAATTTTATAATGCCCTTACCGCAAACCGCGGAGAGTTTGTGAACGGCAGCCGGCTTGTCTATCCAATGGAAAAGCAGGCGATGCGTTTTCTGAACCTGCTTGGTAATAAATTCTTTAGTATGATGTTCACGTACTTGCTTGATCAAAAATTCAAAGACACTCTCTGCGGAACAAAAGTGCTCTTCAAATCGGATTACGAAAAACTTGCAGCGAATCGTTCATACTTCGGCGAATTTGATCCGTTCGGTGATTTTGATCTTATCTTCGGCGCTGCAAAACAAAATTTAAAAATTGTCGAAATGCCCATCCGTTATGCGGAACGCACATACGGCGAAACTAACATTCAACGCTGGCGGCATGGATTGCTGCTCCTGAAGATGGTAGGAGTTGCAGCGCGCCGGCTGAAATTTGTTTAA
- a CDS encoding glycosyltransferase family 39 protein codes for MATPHKSKNMKEKNQTRNTAYDRLNRWFEKNNYRWLVGMLAIGLIASILSFDIKPSVDGDDTSYVLSAMRIVHSGQLPLGFRTPGYPIVLSLFIWMFGVNLVMLKATSLLFFLCIIVSLFYVFRNRLQPILLSSLLLLVAINPFMLKYSHQTFSEILFTLLLVWAIHFILLANERKATKYVLIAGIITMACFYVRTAGATIAGVALLFFAYQRHWKQLVVYLILCAALYSPMKIYELTSGSSAFGQASVLMLKNPYNTTEGSETVSGFIDRFINNIFNHANYQLPSTLGIPMPQELSVANGQFIPNASAFFGILVSIILLAGCIVPIVSKPKSMLAFLGFFVVAYVVFISVALQNIFATPRMLIPIIPYLIIGTLEGFSILGNRWAKVKDAEAVSTRAKTLIFIAVIGLTFANIVGAKQSIDENYPILKANIGGNELAGFTEDWTNYIRASLWIKAHLPMQSTGIICRKPELFLLYAGNYNVYGTYKIDQTNPDSIIAKWKSLNMTHLLYDDFQWTSTLRRYVQLVAEKYPLMFEMGHQEGSHYPSYVFRINYNAISDKSAVHKESSR; via the coding sequence ATGGCTACACCTCACAAATCAAAAAATATGAAAGAGAAAAACCAAACCAGGAATACAGCGTACGATCGGTTGAACCGTTGGTTTGAAAAAAACAACTATCGATGGCTTGTCGGAATGCTAGCCATAGGATTAATCGCAAGCATCTTATCATTCGATATTAAACCAAGTGTCGATGGCGATGATACATCGTATGTGCTCTCGGCAATGAGGATTGTTCATTCCGGACAATTACCACTTGGATTCCGAACACCGGGTTACCCGATCGTTCTATCATTATTTATCTGGATGTTCGGTGTGAACCTCGTAATGTTAAAAGCTACCTCACTCCTTTTCTTCCTTTGTATAATCGTTTCGTTATTCTACGTGTTCAGAAATCGCCTTCAACCGATATTACTTTCTTCACTCCTGTTGCTGGTTGCAATCAACCCGTTCATGCTAAAATACTCGCATCAAACTTTCAGCGAGATTCTTTTCACTCTTTTACTTGTTTGGGCAATTCATTTTATACTTCTTGCGAACGAGAGAAAAGCGACGAAATATGTACTTATTGCAGGTATCATAACAATGGCATGTTTCTATGTTCGCACAGCTGGTGCTACAATTGCTGGTGTTGCCTTACTCTTCTTTGCTTACCAACGGCATTGGAAACAACTTGTTGTTTATTTGATTTTATGTGCCGCGCTTTACAGCCCAATGAAAATATATGAATTGACATCAGGCTCTTCTGCTTTCGGACAAGCCTCTGTTCTCATGCTAAAAAATCCTTACAATACAACTGAAGGGTCGGAAACTGTAAGCGGTTTTATTGATCGTTTTATAAATAACATTTTTAATCATGCAAACTATCAGCTTCCTTCAACACTCGGTATTCCGATGCCCCAAGAATTATCTGTTGCTAATGGTCAGTTCATACCTAATGCATCAGCCTTTTTCGGTATCCTCGTTTCTATCATTTTATTGGCAGGGTGTATTGTGCCAATCGTAAGTAAACCCAAATCGATGCTGGCATTTCTTGGTTTCTTCGTCGTAGCGTATGTGGTTTTTATCTCGGTTGCCTTGCAAAATATTTTTGCTACGCCGCGTATGCTTATCCCTATTATCCCTTATCTTATTATTGGAACGCTCGAAGGATTCAGCATTCTCGGCAACCGCTGGGCAAAAGTAAAGGATGCAGAGGCAGTCTCTACTCGTGCCAAGACACTTATTTTTATTGCAGTCATCGGACTGACATTTGCAAATATAGTTGGAGCGAAACAATCGATTGACGAAAACTATCCAATTCTTAAAGCTAATATTGGCGGCAATGAGTTAGCCGGTTTTACTGAGGATTGGACAAACTACATTCGAGCATCGCTATGGATCAAAGCACATTTACCGATGCAATCGACTGGAATCATCTGCAGGAAGCCGGAGTTGTTTCTTCTCTATGCCGGAAATTACAACGTTTACGGTACTTATAAAATTGATCAGACAAATCCAGATTCAATTATTGCAAAGTGGAAGTCACTCAACATGACACATCTTCTTTACGACGACTTCCAGTGGACATCCACGTTGCGCCGGTACGTTCAGCTGGTCGCAGAAAAGTATCCGCTCATGTTTGAAATGGGGCACCAAGAAGGTTCACATTATCCAAGTTATGTTTTCCGCATTAACTACAATGCGATATCCGACAAAAGTGCAGTACACAAGGAATCCAGCCGATGA
- a CDS encoding glycosyltransferase has product MKIVLIGPAYPIRGGNALFVAHLYESLAATNEVQVISYSRLYPGFLFPGVRQTDISSVALKKHPSSPIIDCLNPFTWWKTARFAASINPDMLVFTWWNPFFGVIVRTIASAFKRRVKKPVLIVAENVISHEGRWIDVFLTKIALQTADRFLVLSKVVEEGIKKLYPRIKVFRSSLPIYDCYQTPEHRTQQQAQQQLGLEGKSVILFFGYIRQYKGLMNIIEALPLIRKQVNNAHLLVVGEFYDNPQPYLDTIKRLDLGDNITILNEYVANEAVHLYFTAANLAVLPYNEATQSGILSIAYGFAKPVVITDVGGLAELVDDGKTGFIVPPHDIPKLADSIIRYFKENREQDFSHTIETKRQENSFNNIRKVFDEIQKDLKS; this is encoded by the coding sequence ATGAAAATTGTGCTCATCGGTCCGGCATATCCAATCCGAGGCGGCAACGCGCTCTTTGTTGCACACCTCTATGAATCATTGGCAGCAACAAACGAGGTGCAGGTTATTTCTTATTCACGCTTATATCCGGGATTTTTATTTCCCGGCGTTCGTCAAACAGATATTAGTAGTGTTGCTCTCAAAAAGCATCCATCATCCCCAATCATTGATTGCTTAAATCCGTTCACTTGGTGGAAAACTGCACGTTTCGCCGCATCGATAAATCCCGACATGCTTGTCTTTACATGGTGGAATCCATTCTTCGGTGTCATTGTCAGAACAATTGCTTCAGCATTCAAGCGACGTGTTAAGAAACCGGTTCTCATCGTAGCTGAAAATGTCATATCACACGAAGGCAGATGGATCGATGTATTCCTTACAAAGATCGCATTACAAACTGCCGACAGATTTCTTGTTCTCTCAAAAGTTGTTGAAGAAGGAATTAAAAAATTATATCCGCGGATAAAAGTCTTTCGTTCTTCGCTCCCAATTTATGATTGTTATCAAACGCCGGAACACCGGACACAACAACAAGCTCAACAACAGCTTGGTTTAGAAGGGAAGAGTGTGATTTTGTTCTTCGGCTATATTCGGCAATACAAAGGATTGATGAACATCATAGAGGCGTTGCCCTTGATTCGTAAACAAGTGAACAACGCACATCTTCTGGTGGTCGGTGAATTCTACGACAATCCTCAACCTTATCTCGACACAATCAAACGACTCGATCTCGGTGATAATATCACCATCCTCAATGAGTATGTTGCAAATGAAGCTGTGCATCTCTATTTTACAGCGGCGAATCTTGCAGTTCTTCCGTATAATGAAGCGACTCAAAGCGGCATTCTCAGCATTGCCTATGGCTTTGCGAAGCCCGTCGTAATAACGGATGTCGGTGGTTTAGCAGAATTGGTAGATGATGGCAAAACCGGATTCATCGTGCCCCCGCATGATATTCCGAAACTTGCCGATTCTATCATTCGATACTTCAAAGAGAATCGCGAACAGGACTTTTCTCACACCATTGAAACGAAGCGGCAAGAAAATAGCTTCAACAATATTCGAAAAGTGTTCGACGAAATTCAAAAGGATTTGAAATCCTAA
- a CDS encoding methyltransferase domain-containing protein: protein MMDIEQHQIEILRNKHAWESKRLLRTIYNSFYRQIVALIDPVLQGKIVELGSGVGNLKSAIPHAICTDLFPNPWLDAVCSAYAMPFENGSVSHLVLFDVFHHLERPNAFFKEAGRVLTHDGRVIIFEPYISASSMAVYGLLHHEPVAWNASINYSDDSPAEDRYYAAQGNATRLFFRLETETWLKGWKVFHKRPVVCFSYLLSGGYSKPAIYPETALPLLQKMDSMLSHVPSLFAARCLVGLTPA, encoded by the coding sequence ATGATGGACATCGAACAGCATCAGATTGAAATTCTGCGGAATAAACATGCATGGGAATCAAAACGATTGCTGCGTACTATATACAATTCATTCTACCGTCAGATCGTCGCGCTTATTGACCCGGTGTTACAGGGAAAAATTGTAGAGCTTGGTTCAGGAGTTGGGAATTTGAAATCTGCTATTCCTCATGCAATTTGTACCGATCTTTTTCCAAATCCATGGCTCGACGCTGTATGCAGTGCATATGCGATGCCTTTCGAGAACGGTTCAGTTTCGCATCTTGTGCTCTTTGATGTATTCCATCACCTTGAACGTCCGAATGCTTTTTTCAAAGAAGCGGGGCGTGTCTTGACCCATGACGGACGTGTTATAATCTTTGAGCCTTACATCAGCGCATCATCGATGGCGGTGTATGGACTTCTGCACCACGAACCGGTCGCATGGAACGCATCCATTAATTATTCGGACGACTCACCAGCGGAAGATCGCTATTATGCAGCACAGGGAAATGCTACACGCCTTTTTTTCCGTCTCGAAACCGAAACATGGCTGAAAGGTTGGAAAGTATTTCATAAACGGCCGGTTGTCTGTTTCAGTTATTTGCTTTCAGGCGGATACAGCAAACCGGCAATATATCCTGAAACTGCTCTGCCCCTTTTACAAAAAATGGATTCAATGCTTTCACATGTCCCGTCATTGTTTGCAGCACGTTGTTTAGTAGGGCTGACCCCGGCATGA
- the mreC gene encoding rod shape-determining protein MreC — MLQRLYDFLYEFREYAILSVFIVASFILMAMNDNSQIKQVRAISTVLFGGVQEQLSFIPTYFGLKAENELLHHINIELADEAQRLREAKLENLRLRQLLGLKVQLPYKLIAAHLVNKNLTLLRNTITVDVGSNDSVQQYMPVVSDGGLIGIVTTVTKHYSIINILLNTEFRVSGKVQRSRIDGIVMWDGKNLALKNVPKMRDVKVGDVVTTSEYSNTFPSDIRIGLVSEVREQPGSLFKSITIEPGVDFVKLETVFMMAYTQDKERVELEQRTGPRVGK; from the coding sequence ATGCTCCAACGACTATACGACTTTTTGTACGAATTCCGAGAATATGCTATCCTCTCTGTTTTCATTGTTGCATCCTTCATTTTGATGGCGATGAATGACAATTCTCAGATCAAACAGGTCAGAGCTATTTCGACAGTTCTGTTCGGTGGAGTACAAGAACAACTGAGTTTTATTCCCACGTACTTTGGACTGAAAGCAGAGAACGAACTTCTTCATCACATCAATATTGAACTTGCTGATGAAGCACAGCGGCTCCGTGAAGCGAAACTCGAAAACCTCCGTCTGCGGCAATTACTTGGATTAAAAGTTCAACTGCCTTACAAACTGATTGCAGCCCACCTTGTCAACAAAAATCTTACACTTTTACGGAATACAATTACAGTCGATGTTGGCTCAAATGACAGCGTACAGCAATATATGCCGGTCGTAAGCGACGGAGGATTAATCGGCATCGTCACAACCGTGACCAAACATTATTCTATCATCAATATTCTTTTAAATACAGAATTTCGGGTAAGCGGCAAAGTGCAGCGCAGCCGTATTGACGGAATTGTTATGTGGGATGGAAAAAATCTTGCCCTTAAGAATGTTCCAAAAATGCGTGATGTCAAAGTAGGCGATGTTGTTACGACCTCTGAATACAGCAATACGTTTCCATCTGATATTCGTATTGGTCTCGTCAGCGAAGTGCGCGAACAACCAGGTTCTCTTTTCAAATCTATCACCATTGAACCCGGCGTAGACTTTGTAAAATTAGAAACAGTATTTATGATGGCATATACCCAAGATAAAGAGCGCGTTGAACTCGAACAGCGGACGGGTCCACGAGTTGGAAAGTAA
- a CDS encoding glycosyltransferase family 2 protein, with amino-acid sequence MPKLNTKQSVTTNIPQVSVVIPLLNEEESLRELFTLIDETMRRIKMSYEIIFVDDGSTDKSFEVLTALHIEYPKIIKVIRFRRNFGKSAALSAGFKEAQGEYIITMDADLQDDPNEIPLLIETLGDSYDLVSGWKKKRHDSIIFTVPSQIANTVTSKITGLRIHDLNCGLKVYRKIVAKELKIYGDLYRYIPILAHQAGFRVGEKIVQHHPRKFGHSKYTVGKFYRGFLDLLTILFTAKYIRRPLHLFGVWGIVSFFIGAAIDGYLSIEWFLGLTAISNRPLFLVGFLFIIIGVQFISLGLLGEMISRHERNEETYSIRESLK; translated from the coding sequence ATGCCAAAACTGAACACAAAACAATCTGTCACAACCAATATTCCGCAAGTTTCTGTTGTTATTCCTCTCCTTAATGAAGAAGAATCTCTGCGCGAATTATTCACGCTCATTGATGAGACGATGCGGCGGATCAAGATGTCCTATGAAATCATCTTTGTGGATGACGGCAGTACTGACAAATCGTTTGAAGTTCTCACTGCACTGCATATTGAATATCCGAAAATTATAAAAGTGATTCGTTTCCGACGTAATTTTGGGAAATCTGCAGCACTTTCGGCAGGTTTCAAAGAAGCGCAGGGCGAATACATCATCACAATGGATGCAGACTTACAAGACGACCCAAATGAAATTCCATTGCTTATTGAAACACTTGGTGATTCTTACGATCTCGTGTCGGGATGGAAGAAGAAAAGGCATGATTCAATTATTTTCACAGTACCATCGCAAATCGCCAATACCGTCACAAGTAAAATAACAGGGCTGCGCATTCATGATTTAAATTGCGGGTTGAAAGTATATCGTAAAATAGTAGCGAAGGAATTAAAAATTTACGGCGATCTCTATCGCTATATTCCTATATTAGCGCATCAAGCAGGATTTCGAGTCGGAGAAAAAATTGTTCAGCATCATCCACGAAAGTTTGGTCATTCAAAATATACCGTAGGAAAATTTTACCGCGGCTTTCTTGATTTACTGACGATTCTCTTCACAGCAAAATATATCCGCCGCCCGCTTCATCTCTTTGGCGTTTGGGGAATCGTTTCGTTTTTCATCGGTGCCGCAATCGACGGATATCTCTCCATTGAATGGTTCTTGGGTTTGACTGCCATCAGCAATCGTCCGCTCTTCCTTGTCGGGTTTCTCTTTATCATTATCGGCGTTCAATTCATTTCTCTTGGTTTATTAGGCGAGATGATTTCGCGGCACGAGCGCAACGAAGAGACGTACTCCATCCGCGAAAGTTTGAAGTAA
- a CDS encoding class I SAM-dependent methyltransferase: MFLREWYVKRELRNQLVSRIDPFTLYDAGSGFGQYSYYIAKQFPLATIFGIDLKEEQVNDCNVFFHSVGLARCSFAVEDLTQIQHSNKFDFILSVDVMEHIPDDIGVFSNFFHALKSGGTLFINTPSNLGGSDAHSDTEESFIGEHARNGYGAEEIQKKLESAGFKVESIHYTYGTWGNRYWKLGIKVPMQLLNISKIFFVVLPFYYILALPLMLPMMWLDYHGENNTGTGLNVLAKKA, encoded by the coding sequence ATGTTTCTCCGTGAATGGTACGTAAAACGAGAACTCCGAAATCAGCTTGTCAGCCGGATTGATCCTTTTACTCTCTATGATGCCGGCAGTGGTTTTGGGCAATACTCTTATTATATCGCTAAACAATTTCCGCTCGCAACCATTTTCGGAATCGACTTAAAGGAAGAACAAGTGAACGACTGTAATGTTTTTTTTCACTCCGTCGGACTAGCCCGATGTTCATTTGCCGTTGAGGATCTCACGCAAATTCAGCATTCGAATAAATTCGACTTTATCCTTTCTGTAGATGTGATGGAACATATCCCCGACGACATCGGCGTTTTCAGCAATTTCTTTCATGCACTAAAATCTGGTGGAACACTGTTCATCAACACACCGTCAAACCTTGGCGGCTCGGACGCACATTCCGATACAGAAGAAAGTTTTATCGGTGAGCATGCCCGCAACGGATATGGCGCAGAAGAGATTCAGAAAAAATTGGAATCGGCAGGGTTCAAAGTAGAATCAATTCACTACACGTACGGCACCTGGGGTAACCGATATTGGAAGCTCGGTATCAAGGTTCCGATGCAACTGCTAAATATCTCCAAGATTTTCTTTGTCGTGCTTCCCTTCTACTACATACTTGCTTTGCCGCTCATGCTGCCGATGATGTGGCTGGATTATCATGGCGAGAACAACACAGGTACTGGATTGAATGTGCTGGCGAAGAAAGCGTAA